The following are encoded in a window of Fluviibacter phosphoraccumulans genomic DNA:
- a CDS encoding extracellular solute-binding protein, translating into MFQAKTAFVRRSSLLLTLLLPVSAAFAKTELSLAHQLEGQHAKELQHLVSRFNESNKDVEVQLVKRAPNGKPSVLNLATRTDLANYLNNPNAYVSVEKLLADNKVKFNPKTIAEPLRNSVTVNNQLQALPVAFTTPVLFWNKELFKQAGLDPNKPPKTWEEMQDMTGKIVNSRINCGYTTSWPVWVHIDNVSAWSGAPTVTTDGKLAFNTLIQVRHLARLTSWYKTEYFTSFGRANEADAHFTKGECAMITTNADLVSELQAEKNIDFGVAPLPVIDDNAGAPFNTLASGAAFWVGQGHSKDEYKAAAKFLEYTLTPQTQLVIARQGGFLPLTPAAQAGAQSKLLRDELKAQDLGLVNVMKPAAAGATVGWISFNPQLRQIVDEEMEAVFMGKKSAKSALDAAVARGQAVYKSLPTVASTGKARRK; encoded by the coding sequence ATGTTTCAAGCAAAGACCGCTTTTGTTCGTCGCTCATCGTTACTGCTGACCTTGTTGTTGCCGGTGAGCGCTGCCTTTGCTAAAACCGAACTGTCGCTGGCGCATCAGCTGGAAGGTCAGCATGCCAAAGAGCTCCAGCATTTAGTCAGCCGCTTCAACGAGAGCAATAAGGATGTTGAGGTACAGCTGGTAAAACGTGCACCGAACGGTAAACCTTCTGTTCTAAACCTGGCAACGCGCACCGATTTGGCCAATTATCTGAACAACCCTAACGCCTATGTTTCGGTAGAAAAGCTACTGGCAGATAACAAGGTCAAGTTCAATCCCAAGACGATTGCTGAACCGTTGCGTAACTCGGTGACGGTGAATAATCAGTTACAAGCCCTGCCGGTCGCCTTTACGACGCCGGTGCTGTTCTGGAACAAGGAACTCTTCAAGCAAGCGGGTCTCGATCCGAACAAGCCGCCCAAGACCTGGGAAGAAATGCAGGACATGACGGGTAAGATCGTCAATTCACGCATTAACTGTGGCTACACGACCTCGTGGCCGGTGTGGGTGCACATCGACAACGTGTCGGCCTGGTCTGGTGCGCCGACGGTGACCACCGATGGCAAGCTGGCCTTCAACACCCTGATTCAAGTGCGCCACCTGGCCCGTCTGACGTCCTGGTACAAGACGGAGTACTTCACCAGTTTTGGTCGCGCTAATGAAGCCGATGCGCATTTCACCAAGGGTGAGTGCGCCATGATTACGACCAATGCCGATCTGGTTTCTGAGCTGCAAGCCGAGAAAAACATCGACTTCGGTGTGGCCCCGTTGCCAGTGATTGACGACAATGCGGGTGCCCCATTCAATACGCTGGCTTCGGGTGCTGCCTTCTGGGTGGGACAGGGCCACAGCAAGGATGAGTACAAAGCCGCTGCCAAGTTCCTCGAATACACGCTTACCCCGCAAACCCAGCTGGTGATTGCCCGCCAGGGTGGCTTCCTGCCGCTGACGCCTGCCGCCCAAGCCGGTGCTCAAAGTAAGTTGCTGCGTGACGAACTAAAGGCCCAGGATCTGGGGCTGGTCAATGTGATGAAGCCAGCGGCTGCGGGTGCAACCGTGGGCTGGATTTCATTCAATCCACAACTGCGTCAGATTGTGGATGAAGAAATGGAAGCCGTGTTCATGGGTAAAAAGTCGGCCAAGAGTGCACTTGATGCGGCAGTTGCTCGTGGTCAGGCAGTCTACAAATCGCTACCCACCGTTGCGAGCACAGGCAAAGCGCGCCGTAAGTAA
- a CDS encoding cob(I)yrinic acid a,c-diamide adenosyltransferase encodes MGNRLSKIVTRTGDSGTTGLGDGSRVGKDSPRIDTLGELDELNSAIGVLLAETLPEPCGSKIRECLLTVQNHLFDLGGEICIPGHNSISEEHVTLLEGWAEQYNADLPPLKEFILPGGTRPAALAHLSRTICRRAERSIVHLGHNEAVSVHARQYLNRLSDLLFVLGRTLNRAGDGKGDILWNNPRNR; translated from the coding sequence ATGGGTAATCGACTAAGCAAGATCGTAACGCGCACCGGCGATAGCGGTACCACCGGCCTGGGTGATGGCTCACGTGTCGGCAAGGACAGCCCGCGCATTGATACGCTGGGCGAGCTGGATGAGCTGAACTCGGCCATCGGTGTACTGCTGGCCGAAACGCTGCCGGAACCTTGTGGCAGCAAGATTCGTGAATGCCTGCTGACGGTACAGAATCACCTGTTTGATCTGGGTGGCGAGATCTGTATTCCGGGCCACAACAGCATCAGTGAAGAACATGTCACGCTGCTCGAGGGCTGGGCTGAACAATACAACGCCGATCTACCGCCCCTCAAAGAGTTCATCCTGCCCGGCGGCACACGCCCGGCAGCACTGGCGCATCTGTCACGCACCATCTGCCGTCGCGCCGAGCGTTCCATCGTTCATCTCGGTCATAACGAAGCCGTCTCGGTGCACGCCCGCCAATACTTGAACCGTTTGTCGGATCTACTCTTTGTGCTGGGTCGAACGCTCAATCGCGCCGGCGATGGCAAAGGCGACATTCTCTGGAACAATCCCCGCAACCGCTAA
- a CDS encoding DEAD/DEAH box helicase has translation MTELIADDTPPTPTFAELGLDPAIVRAITDTGYTTPTPIQAAAIPAVMGGRDLKACAQTGTGKTAAFSLPLLQRLLPHANASTSPAKHPVRALILTPTRELAIQVYDNLKEYGKYLPYRIACVYGGTDIKPQIAELKLGVEFLVATPGRFLDLVEQKAVNLQSVQALVLDEADRMLDMGFIPDIQRILNLLPKTRQGLLFSATFSTEIQRLADTMLQNPEYIEVAKRNSVSDTITHQVHPVAESRKMALLVNLLRTGTMNQALVFVRTKQGCSRLARALQHAGIKTDAIHGDKSQSERMKALSAFKAGEMQALVATDVAARGIDIEELPYVVNYELPHTPEDYVHRIGRTGRAGNLGNALSLVSADETGYLADIEKLINKPITQIVVPGFEPEEDWCYPPSGKKRDRSALNSNRSTERSPRGERSDRNERSERRPERSDRPHQDRTRSHYTPKPSTVAADGFDFNKPYESTASTPSNANDTKPAAPSRRPGRMVAALLGGIKKTQP, from the coding sequence ATGACTGAACTGATTGCGGACGATACCCCGCCGACCCCGACTTTTGCCGAACTGGGTCTTGATCCTGCCATTGTGCGGGCAATTACCGACACGGGTTACACCACCCCGACCCCCATCCAGGCCGCCGCCATTCCCGCTGTGATGGGTGGCCGCGACCTCAAGGCTTGCGCACAGACAGGCACTGGCAAAACAGCCGCCTTCAGCCTGCCTTTGCTCCAGAGATTGCTGCCCCATGCCAATGCCAGCACCTCTCCGGCTAAACACCCGGTACGCGCACTGATCCTGACGCCGACCCGCGAACTCGCGATTCAGGTCTATGACAACCTGAAGGAATACGGCAAATATCTGCCCTACCGCATTGCCTGCGTGTATGGCGGTACGGACATTAAGCCCCAGATTGCTGAACTGAAGCTGGGCGTGGAATTTCTGGTCGCAACACCGGGTCGCTTTCTGGATCTGGTCGAACAAAAAGCCGTTAATCTACAATCGGTGCAAGCCTTGGTATTAGACGAGGCAGATCGCATGCTGGACATGGGTTTTATTCCCGACATCCAGCGCATTTTGAATCTGCTGCCTAAAACGCGTCAGGGTCTGCTGTTTTCAGCCACGTTCTCAACCGAAATCCAGCGGCTGGCCGATACCATGCTGCAAAACCCCGAATACATCGAAGTCGCCAAGCGCAACAGCGTCTCCGACACCATTACCCACCAAGTGCACCCGGTGGCTGAGTCTCGAAAAATGGCGCTGCTGGTCAATCTGTTACGCACCGGCACCATGAACCAGGCGCTGGTCTTTGTGCGCACCAAACAAGGCTGTAGCCGTCTGGCCCGCGCCCTGCAACACGCGGGCATTAAAACGGATGCTATTCACGGTGACAAATCGCAATCAGAACGCATGAAGGCCTTGAGCGCATTCAAAGCAGGAGAGATGCAGGCACTCGTTGCAACGGATGTGGCCGCGCGCGGCATCGACATTGAAGAGCTGCCCTACGTCGTTAATTACGAATTGCCGCACACCCCGGAAGACTACGTTCACCGGATTGGCCGTACGGGCCGTGCTGGCAACTTGGGCAATGCCTTGTCACTGGTTAGCGCCGACGAAACCGGCTACCTGGCCGATATCGAAAAGCTGATCAACAAGCCCATCACCCAGATTGTGGTGCCGGGTTTTGAACCTGAAGAGGACTGGTGCTATCCCCCCTCCGGCAAAAAACGGGATCGCAGCGCGCTGAATTCTAATCGAAGCACAGAGCGCAGTCCTCGCGGCGAGCGTAGTGACCGCAACGAACGTTCAGAACGACGACCGGAACGCTCCGACCGACCGCATCAGGACCGTACGCGCAGTCATTACACGCCCAAGCCTTCAACCGTTGCTGCTGATGGGTTTGACTTCAACAAACCCTATGAGTCAACGGCTAGCACCCCGAGCAACGCGAACGATACCAAACCAGCCGCCCCTTCGCGCCGGCCAGGTCGCATGGTGGCCGCGCTACTGGGCGGCATTAAAAAAACCCAACCCTAA
- the aroG gene encoding 3-deoxy-7-phosphoheptulonate synthase AroG produces MVETSNNATQVNTDDVRIGAISELAPPSNVLNAFPVSAAVAQRVTAARRGIHRVLHGADDRLVVVIGPCSIHDPEMALDYARRLAVEAERLSDDLLIVMRVYFEKPRTTVGWKGLINDPHLDNSFDINEGLRRARKLLLDVNTIGLPCATEFLDMITPQYVGDLISWGAIGARTTESQVHRELASGLSCPVGFKNGTDGNVRIALDAIRSAQSPHHFLSVTKSGHAAIVQTLGNEDCHVILRGGKEPNYDAASVDAACTDMAKAGIPARVMIDFSHGNSRKEYQRQMEVSTDVAAQLANGEERIMGVMVESHINAGRQDLVAGKPLDYGVSITDACINWEDSVKLLDQLAEGVRQRRLALAEK; encoded by the coding sequence ATGGTTGAAACCAGCAATAACGCAACGCAGGTCAATACGGATGATGTGCGCATTGGCGCCATCAGTGAGCTGGCGCCGCCATCTAACGTATTGAATGCTTTTCCGGTCAGCGCCGCGGTTGCCCAACGCGTAACGGCAGCGCGTCGTGGTATTCACCGCGTGCTGCATGGCGCGGATGATCGCCTGGTCGTGGTGATTGGGCCATGCTCGATTCACGATCCCGAAATGGCGCTGGATTATGCCCGTCGTCTGGCCGTTGAGGCCGAGCGCCTATCGGATGATCTGCTGATTGTGATGCGCGTCTATTTTGAGAAGCCACGGACCACGGTGGGTTGGAAGGGGCTGATTAACGACCCGCATCTGGACAACAGCTTTGACATTAACGAAGGCCTGCGCCGTGCACGCAAACTGCTGCTCGATGTGAATACGATTGGCCTGCCTTGTGCCACCGAATTCCTGGATATGATCACGCCACAGTACGTGGGCGATCTGATCAGCTGGGGTGCCATTGGTGCGCGTACAACGGAGTCACAGGTACACCGTGAGCTGGCCTCGGGGCTGTCGTGCCCGGTCGGTTTCAAAAACGGTACGGATGGCAATGTGCGTATCGCGCTGGATGCCATTCGCTCGGCGCAGTCGCCACACCACTTCCTGTCGGTCACTAAATCTGGCCATGCCGCCATTGTGCAGACGCTGGGCAATGAAGATTGCCACGTGATTTTGCGTGGTGGCAAAGAGCCTAACTACGATGCGGCCAGCGTGGATGCAGCGTGTACCGATATGGCCAAGGCCGGCATTCCAGCCCGCGTGATGATCGACTTTTCTCATGGCAATAGTCGCAAGGAATATCAGCGACAGATGGAAGTCAGCACCGACGTGGCTGCCCAGCTGGCCAATGGCGAAGAGCGCATTATGGGCGTGATGGTGGAGTCGCACATCAATGCGGGTCGTCAGGATCTAGTGGCGGGTAAGCCGCTCGATTACGGTGTGAGCATTACCGATGCGTGCATTAACTGGGAAGACAGCGTCAAGCTGCTGGACCAACTGGCGGAAGGTGTCCGTCAGCGTCGTCTGGCGTTGGCTGAAAAGTAA